The sequence GTCTTGAGGAAGTGTTATTTGTTTcgagtttaatttttaatttttatgcagTAGTGTTTTACATTGTTCAATTCTTCGACATTTTCTTGATATTTCAACGTGAAAAAGGAGCAGAGGGAAGTGTGGTGTGTGAAGTGAGAGATgaagttgtgtttgttttctatccGAGACCTTTCATGATGACTTTatctttggttttctttttaaacattGCAGTTATCCTTGTTTGACATAACCCTTTTGCATTACTGTATTTCATATTTGTTACAGTAGCTTGCTGTTGTTTAGTTCTATCCAATAATCTGCAATTGAAAATCATGTGAAGAGGGCAATTTAGCAGAAGTACACACATTGTTTTTCAAGCTTGTATAACAATagcaattataaaatatttgcagTTTGAACGCTCAACTTGTTCGTCGGAGACTAAGACATATTGCTTTGAGGTGATTTTTGCTCCTTCCTTTGTGCTGCTTCTtgtgatttaattttaagttttactaTATGTCTACACATGATCTGTTATTCATTTGCAGGGGATCAATTATACACCGGAAATATCTCTACGGTTCTGTTTCACTAATTCCATTGACTGCTGCACTTTGCGTAAGAATGTGAATGTTAACTACCAATACTTTATTGCTTTGTTAcatttttgtgtaattttgCTCTTTGATATTTAATTCATCTATTTTTGACAATTGATATCCATGTCTTATTTGTGCATGGCAGATTTTACCTTTGCCTAACGTGCCATTCTTCTGGGTTTTATTCCGTACATATTCTCATTGGAGAGCCCTCCAGGTTTGTGCTATATCTACTTGCcatccattttttcttttttgtcatcGTGTTTATATGTCTTTGGACTCCATACTGTTAATTTCAGTCTCAATTTTCTAATTCTAAGAGTAGTTTCTTGTTTTATAGATGTCATATTCTTGTCAAGTTGTAAAATTGGCAAAGAACATTGTTTActctatattttttctaaaagctAAACTATTCTGTTGGTCCTTATAGCTAAACTAACTTTATCCTTTCATCACATGCCCAAAAACCATCGCCTAAAATCATATgtataaagactaaaataaattatttcaaatatttatggggattaaaagataaaatttatataactatAAGGAATGAGTAATTAAACCATTGAATTTCTAAAGTAACTACGAATATTGATGTCTGTTTGTGAATTCAACCCGGCAACGTATTTATTTGTCAAATGTAGAAAGGTGGTACTATAAATCATGTGGACATCACTAAAAAGAGCTACATGGTTTTTTGTTCGAAGTTTCTTGATCTTAGTTCGTTGTTTCATAATTGACTTCCATTAATCTtcttttgtataattttgttcAGGGAAGTGAGAAACTGATTGAACTGGTCTCAAACCGCAGCAAGACTTTACAAACACCTACAGATAGAAAGAAAACTGAACATAAGGATTCTAACAGTCAAAGCCATCATAATTCACATGAACAAAATTGGGTAAGTAATTTACACTTTCTGAGCTAGTATTGAGATATTTGGAGGTAAGGGTGTGATTTCGAAAACAATATCAATTATGTTTTGGATCTAGTTTGATGTGTTTTGTTGTATCAATTATGCAGTGAAAACTTTTATTTGGgctaaaaattgatttattttaaatgagaGAATAAATAGGAGTAACTATTAGTTTAATAAAACATTGATTTCCTCatacatattttattctgttaCTTCAGAATTAAAGTGTAAAATAATTCATCCCTCTCATTATCtttcataatcttctatttagaATAATATAATGAAGGTAATCCTAGACACagtataatcatgataaatataCCTTCCCTCTCATATTCTTCTATTCAGAAGAGTATAATTAAGGTAACTCTAGACACAAtaaaatcatgataaataggtaACCTTAGACACTAaacataataatgataaatagaataaatatccTAATTCTATTAATAAATTAGCGGTGCTAGTCTCAATTCAAACCTTAGTctttattgttaataaatatgtgtttttcttttcttggtgTTCTCCAATCATACTAAGGATggttaagaaaaacaaatacagaACTGTGATTTAAGTTATGTTGTAAATATTCGTTGATATGTCTATCAATATCAGGTATTGAAGCCATGCAGAGAACTAGACCAATTGATTCATGtaggagaagatgaagatgtaCACAAAGGGCTTAGTAGACATACTATCATGAAAATTTGCAAGATCTATAGCTTAAATACAACCGATGTTATAAAATACGAGAAAgataaatcatatatttaattctattctactttcttttcaataatagaatgtaattttctttcttttcaataaaattacgttttagtttttgttgtttattttagcTAGGATTATTTATCCAGTTACTCAGTAACTCAACTGaacagtttttctttttctttcacaatttAATTTTCCTCTGTGAATATTTGCATTTTGAATAATGTCATCAtctttcataatatattaatgtttatgtatgtatatattaatatttgttttggtACAAAATTCTAGCTTAAAAGTTTACACtcagtttaaaaatagttaatttattttacaaaagtgtagaaatgataataataaaagtaatattgagAAAACAATTCTACCATCATCATATCCCACGTTCGACAGGCAAATCATAttcatcatatatttaatattatttgttttagagTTTTACTAATTGTGTTTCACTTTGACTTTTAAGACTATTAAGTGTAAGAAGAATAATTTCTATCAAgctatttaatataataatggtaataatattataaaaacaattttttttacaatatttatatcaaatcatttaatgtgataattattaattaaaattttaataacttttaaaaaaatcagtCATTTTACATTATCTTTTATTagctaacaaaataaatttgattataaaatcattttcttagattattaaaaataattataaaaattacttgttttttagaaattattaaatttttaatttattattattattactttatttttaaattcaaactaaagaaaaaaaaaagttcaacgTAATGCATTGATGTGAATTAtaggaaataaaattttagaaatattatttctatagTGTTTGGCTTGGGAATGCATTACTTGCCTAGCTATTATCTCAACTAGGGATGACAATGGATTGGGTTcgggtcggatagtgtgatacccgaacctgATCCGTCGGATAAACTATGCTCGAAACTCGATCAAACTGTGCTTGAAACCCGACCCTCACCCGTCGGATATctgcttaaaaaatatttgcagatattttaaaacttgcgGATATACacggatacccgcaaatatttaaaaaaatatatttttataaattattaaaataaaatttaaataaaattgcaaaaaaaatataaaatataatataaattaaattaaatataaattaaaatttaatttttgtttgggttgaattggttcgatggtcagttgtccttctttgctttgttctcttttgatcttcaatccttcttgaGAATCTCATCCACTCTGATGGGTTGTTGATGTGCAGGAGACTCCGAcactcaagatataaaaatgtctaaattttattaggataaaagaggaagattgtacctagATATCAATTGCATATTTATAGAGCCTATGACAGACAAGTCCATTCATTAACCATTAGTTTAGTTCAGTATATTTTTAGTCAATCAAAtcgaataataaataattaatatagtatattttgtaaagagtaagacaatctgacttattaatatagtatattttgtaaagagtaagacaatctgacttattaattagtgcataggcaatcaaatccaataatcaataatcaataccatatactttgtaaagagtaagacaatctaacctattaatacctgttaattgtcaataaatgacaattagttttgatcggtatatttcatatagtacaattttaattaaatttaaccttgtaaaattaaattaatgttaattttaattatatttaacttaataaaataaaaattaaatttttatttttattttttgcgggtaaccGATATTCgtgggtacggatagtataatacctgcacccgacccgtttataagcgggtattaaaatatccgttATCCATGGGTTTCAGATAGTAAATATTCgcgggtatcaactatccgtcgcggattttatccgcggatatctCCGGACgcagatttttttgtcatccctaatctCAACCAATATGACTTATTAATTATACGTTCATACCATGTACTTTATGTGCAatacttcaaataaaaatttgtgacCAAGTTTGGGTGATGTTTTTTCCATctcaaaaacttatttttttttaatctgatttTAACGTCTAAATAcatttatacaattattattacaaaaaataagtaaatacacactttctattattattataataaggtataaataatttctttttctttataataatcatttattaatattttttaagcttaaataaacttactttttttaattaaatcttaaaattgttcacttgagtggatttgggaaAGAATGATTGAGAGGActtgaaggtaatttttgttgttgttgtttatttgaatagatttagaggtaagtgagagtagatttaGAGGTAAAATTTGTGAGATTTAGAGTGTaggattttatttatgtgacagattaaaaaaatataattctaaattcactctcacttacctccaaatctattcaaataaacaacaacaaaaaattatcatcaaattctctcaattactctcctccTAAATCCAGTGAAAAAGTTTCCTATTTATTAAACAAACAGAGTAATCcataatgttttgtttattgtaattttaacaCTCCAAGTTGTTTTTTCATCTTCTAAATTCTATAATTAAgacattttacataatttaaaataaaaattaattcatattttattgaaaatatcaacaaaaaacatagttttacaaatgaaaaacataagtttaaaatattatctctaaggttttttttatattgatagtTCTTCTTAATGTTATGTATCTTCCTTAGCACCccataataaataacaatagtCGTGAAAATCACATACATTAAAATGGAATGGTTAACTAATATGAAAATATCAATACACATCAATCATAATAAAACAATCCACTCAACCCTTACATAGTCACGAAATTTAGAACACTATAAAATTACATTGACTATTTCACACAATTCCACAAAACTTGCCATTACTATAAATAATACAACCACTAGTGAATTCAATGTGTGAGTCAATTTATAGTTCGTATAGACATCTTTCTATTAATCATTCATCACAAGAGAAATCATCCTTACTTTTTCTCATGCTTTACATGCAAAGTCAACTTCTCATTACTTTCTTTAAGAGTTTATTTGACAAAGTACATAAATATCATTTCTCATCACTCTCCTCAATAGTTTTACAAACAAAATTCACTTCTCATACAATTATGCAAAGTTACTCTTCATTACCTTTTGTTGAATCACCACACATAAGTATTAAATTACATATACTATATAATTTAGActcaaaatattatatcaaatataaacaaaaagataagaaagaaaataagaaaacaagaaggtaaatttctcttcctttttacTCTTCACTCTTTCCTTCTTCCAATTCAAAATTCAACATTTAAAACTTTCATTTCTTCCTTGACTTACCTTGATTTCTATTAAAAcacttttctaaattttgttgttcCGTATATTTATAagtctaataattttttaaaaaaatataatactttattttcataatatttaatcatatctaacaatattttcaatttgtaacaatataacaatatctaataatgttaactaatacacaataatatcttaaattaaatagttattcaccaaatcataatttttatttttttaaaaaaaataaaataaatttttaaattataaataataaaaaaaatcaccttttacttaaataattaaccacacacacacacacacatatatatatatatatatatatatatatatctttaattattaaaattttaagatccCACCATAATCCTATTGCATATGCATAACCGACATGTTGATacaattcattatttaaatacttatatataaagatgagaattcaatatatatatatattttttttattttcactattgataaaacataaatacttccCTCACAAggtaaaattatttgatttgatttcttaaaacaatagatttaatatgaatttatttatgtgtggtgttttccatttttaatttcgtaTAAAAGGGGATAGCTGAACCCTTTCTTTAGGTTTGTTTGGCTTCACTTCAAAGAAAACTTGGAGGAGAAAGAAATTCACAATCAGAGAAAGAGTAATCAATGGCGATTGAACACGAAGACGATCTCAAGGACGAGAAGAACCCTCGACCGCTCGACGAGGATGATATCGCCCTCCTCAAAACCTACGTAACTTTCTTTGTCactctctctctaaaaccctaatttctcaATTTCCCCCTTTTCTCTTTTAGGCTAATCAGATCTCCGTTTTTGTGAGCATCGTATGATGTTCTAGTTCTTATTGTTTTGTTCCATTTCCCATGGCATCCCAAATGAATCGCACCTAATCTGCTTTCGACTTTTCTGTTACCGGGGTTCGTTTGCTTAGTGTTTTGGGGAATCTTGCTGGCCTTGAGCTACTTTCACGTAATTCTGATTCTAGATCATGGGGTCGGTTAAAGTTTGTAGCTTTGAGCTTTTTACTAACTATGGAGCCTGTGAAGTTTAAGGTTTTATCGTGAAAATAGAGAGAATTAAAGATTTCAATAGGTTTTACGGATGGCAAGAGTTTGGGGTTACTTGTTTTGTAGTTGTTGTGGTAGCTATGTGGTAAGATAATTGTTCATAGATTTTGATATATATGCTCAAagttttatttgagttttaacCTTGTCGAGGTAAAGCTTGCATGACTATGTAGATTTATTAGGGGTTGCTCAGGTGCTACTGATGTGTGTGGCGAAATATGAAGTACCGATCATGCTGAGTCTCTTTACTCTGCAATTTCAAAGATGATGAGTCATAGTTATGTCTCTCAAGATGTTTTACTTGTGTGTTGGTTATTGATTACCCTTCTCAGTATCTTCTTATAACTTCTGTACACAGTTTATTCTTGCTAATCGTAgtgtatttaaaattatagagtCTCTGATAGTATTTTTTGGTTTACTCAGGGTTTGGGACCTTACTCCACAAGCATAAAAAAGGTAGAGAAGGAAATCAAAGATATGGCTAAGAAAGTGAATGACTTGTGTGGTATGTGTAAAGAGTTTAGTTTGTTACTGCATTTCATTATTTTGCTTGCTAGATCATTTTAGTTGTTGAACTAAAGAAAGTTACATCTTTACCTATTTTTGTGCTTACCTTTCATTATTTGTGCAAAAGATTTAGCGAGTGCACTTCTACTCTCCGTTTCTTTTTTATGGGATAAAACTGGTACTTAATTGGGTAATTTtgctattattaaatttatcatgttttaccCT comes from Vigna radiata var. radiata cultivar VC1973A unplaced genomic scaffold, Vradiata_ver6 scaffold_215, whole genome shotgun sequence and encodes:
- the LOC106778167 gene encoding uncharacterized protein C23H3.12c, translating into MRAKLVVFPIRGRNWCFARTIDHSISATPVFSQSPSTLRDFWKNAATKPLNAKAELLVDFIANKMNNAWTGLEKAQEGSLKKKTHGLGLWLLSRVPPSEMFLKSISKEITGVEVIYPSSLNAQLVRRRLRHIALRGSIIHRKYLYGSVSLIPLTAALCILPLPNVPFFWVLFRTYSHWRALQGSEKLIELVSNRSKTLQTPTDRKKTEHKDSNSQSHHNSHEQNWVLKPCRELDQLIHVGEDEDVHKGLSRHTIMKICKIYSLNTTDVIKYEKDKSYI